One Rhododendron vialii isolate Sample 1 chromosome 2a, ASM3025357v1 genomic region harbors:
- the LOC131316361 gene encoding uncharacterized protein LOC131316361: protein MDKRAKDFGNVKSSSKVKPLLSVGSEKIQLNGEIEGEEEKVSLLPPRRGGMSKSPGKPRLKVQWNDKDGSKLAEVVEFQRSDASDSDDEDSDSCICAIM, encoded by the exons ATGGATAAAAGGGCTAAGGATTTTGGTAATGTGAAAAGTAGCTCCAAAGTTAAGCCCTTGCTTAGTGTAGGCTcggaaaaaattcaattgaatgGAGAAATAGAAGGGGAAGAGGAGAAGGTGTCGTTGTTGCCGCCTCGGAGAGGTGGGATGTCTAAAAGTCCGGGGAAGCCGCGGCTGAAGGTGCAGTGGAACGACAAGGATGGGAGTAAGCTTGCAGAGGTAGTGGAATTTCAAAGAAG TGATGCGAGTGACTCTGATGATGAAGATTCAGATTCCTGCATATGTGCCATAATGTAG